Proteins encoded in a region of the Elizabethkingia bruuniana genome:
- a CDS encoding tyrosine-protein phosphatase: protein MKKLILITSLSVCSMSVCAQINDSLRRVVKMEGAFNFRDAGGYKTADGKEVVLGKIYRSDAIDKLSDRDLKTFKNKKISTVVDFRGVEEAKKAPDRLPDHTSYLLCPAGSNDLPNAQSIANMLKNKNFLFDMYGEGGLPYFGERYRPLFVKLLTLQPDEALLYHCTGGRDRTGMASALFLKILGVPQDVIENDYVASNFYLAKNPTMKNMYAGLSKMSGLSDAEIKQQMELRPELIRNFFNSIDKKYGSIENFFQVEMGIGPNEIAILKKKYTR from the coding sequence ATGAAAAAACTAATTTTAATAACTTCATTATCAGTATGTAGTATGAGTGTGTGTGCACAGATTAATGACAGTCTTCGTCGTGTTGTGAAAATGGAAGGAGCGTTTAACTTCCGGGATGCAGGAGGTTATAAAACCGCAGACGGTAAAGAAGTGGTTCTGGGGAAGATTTACCGTAGTGATGCAATTGATAAATTGTCGGATCGTGATCTGAAAACATTTAAAAACAAGAAGATAAGTACTGTTGTAGATTTTAGAGGAGTTGAAGAGGCGAAAAAAGCTCCGGACAGGCTTCCGGATCATACAAGCTATCTGCTTTGCCCTGCAGGAAGTAATGATCTGCCTAATGCACAAAGCATTGCAAACATGCTGAAAAACAAGAACTTTTTGTTCGATATGTATGGAGAAGGTGGATTACCTTACTTTGGGGAAAGATACAGACCGTTGTTTGTAAAGCTGTTGACTTTGCAGCCTGATGAGGCTCTTTTATACCATTGTACAGGAGGGCGAGACAGAACAGGAATGGCTTCCGCCTTATTTCTGAAAATACTGGGAGTTCCACAGGATGTTATTGAGAATGATTATGTTGCCTCTAACTTCTATCTGGCAAAGAATCCTACAATGAAGAATATGTATGCCGGTCTTTCCAAGATGTCAGGATTAAGCGATGCTGAAATAAAACAGCAGATGGAATTACGCCCTGAGCTTATCAGGAACTTCTTTAATAGTATTGATAAGAAGTACGGAAGTATAGAGAATTTCTTTCAGGTTGAGATGGGAATAGGTCCTAATGAAATTGCAATTCTAAAGAAGAAATATACCCGTTAA
- a CDS encoding DUF4876 domain-containing protein, with amino-acid sequence MLKHLLRTLLLLCAVAGFTACSSDRDFSEQQTTLKLELKVPENIKVKEYKQLTVSFKELNTGFSTSKELKNTNTLQVVLPAGTYNITVEGTISYTDDSGVAETKIGGVQSGLVINGNELSKSITIAPKSTSNDLILEEIFFTGSKTPEGQFYFGDQYFKITNNTDQVLYADGMLLIQSSFMTNEKQDYKPNLVGSFLTAGAIIKIPGNGNTYPVQPGESIVIAEDAINHKEFNPLSIDLTKANFQIFKGGDDIDNPQVPKMINVNYKYTDNDMDNGNKMVIHTQGYYAYALARMPKGMTDDALISQNTYSYTYNVAVGGDTYPMDGTGIKIPNEWITDAVNLSVKDSFQWIVTSPALDMGWTSVAAFDGDQNRFGKSVRRKIIGKSVNGKNIYKDTNNSTVDFDHGVKPSLFN; translated from the coding sequence ATGCTAAAACATTTACTAAGAACACTATTGCTATTGTGTGCTGTAGCAGGTTTTACAGCCTGTTCTTCCGATCGTGATTTCTCAGAGCAGCAAACTACTCTGAAACTTGAATTAAAAGTACCTGAAAATATTAAAGTTAAAGAATATAAACAGCTTACAGTTAGTTTCAAAGAGTTGAATACAGGATTCTCCACCAGCAAAGAATTAAAGAATACCAACACTTTGCAGGTTGTGCTTCCTGCTGGAACTTATAACATAACGGTGGAAGGAACTATTTCTTATACAGATGATTCCGGAGTGGCTGAAACGAAGATAGGCGGAGTGCAATCAGGTCTTGTGATAAACGGAAATGAGCTGAGTAAATCTATTACTATTGCTCCGAAATCCACAAGTAATGATCTTATTTTAGAGGAGATATTCTTTACCGGAAGCAAAACACCAGAAGGACAATTCTATTTTGGAGATCAGTATTTTAAGATTACCAATAATACCGATCAGGTATTGTACGCAGACGGTATGCTTTTGATACAATCCAGCTTTATGACGAATGAAAAGCAAGATTATAAACCGAATCTTGTGGGGAGTTTCTTAACTGCCGGGGCAATCATTAAGATCCCAGGAAATGGTAATACCTATCCTGTACAGCCAGGAGAATCTATTGTTATTGCGGAAGACGCAATTAACCATAAAGAGTTCAATCCATTATCTATAGATCTTACTAAAGCAAATTTCCAAATATTTAAAGGAGGTGACGATATTGATAATCCACAGGTGCCGAAAATGATTAATGTAAACTATAAGTATACTGATAACGATATGGATAATGGGAATAAAATGGTTATTCATACACAGGGTTATTATGCTTATGCTTTAGCCCGTATGCCTAAAGGAATGACAGATGACGCACTGATTAGCCAGAATACTTATTCTTATACTTATAACGTTGCGGTTGGCGGAGATACCTATCCAATGGATGGCACCGGGATAAAAATTCCGAATGAATGGATAACAGATGCGGTAAACCTTAGTGTGAAAGATTCTTTCCAATGGATCGTAACATCTCCGGCTTTGGATATGGGGTGGACTTCTGTAGCAGCATTTGACGGAGACCAGAATCGTTTTGGTAAGTCTGTTCGCAGGAAGATTATCGGCAAGTCTGTAAATGGTAAGAACATTTATAAAGACACCAACAATTCTACTGTGGACTTTGACCACGGTGTAAAACCATCATTATTCAATTAA
- a CDS encoding cytochrome-c peroxidase produces MKKFSDLKLILLIGGLAFFFMQHTIQRYSVDYGEVVEQYKQPSKYWPKPIIDASVQWMELEAIEQDSNYYETQELPEVMLGKKLFFDPKLSASSQISCSSCHNPEMGWADRQEVALGHDHLQGKRNTQSLYNIAERKSFFWDGRAKTLEEQLLGPISAHNEMNMKPEKLAGKLAKYTEYRELFRDVYQSDKITFDKIAKALATFQRTIRSQPSKLDKFIKGDYKALSDKEIYGMHVFRTKAGCMNCHYGKYMTDESFHNIGLTYYKREYEDLGRYNITKDPNDTGKFKTPSLRDLAYTAPWMHNGLMDDLYGIVSLYNSGMQMINPTVEEKRADPKFPVTDHLMKPLNLNEKEVDALVAFLESISGSYYKMPRPEIPRK; encoded by the coding sequence ATGAAAAAGTTTTCAGATCTCAAATTAATATTGCTGATAGGAGGGTTGGCTTTCTTTTTTATGCAGCATACTATACAGCGGTATAGTGTAGATTATGGAGAGGTTGTGGAGCAGTATAAGCAGCCTTCAAAATACTGGCCCAAGCCGATAATAGATGCCAGCGTACAGTGGATGGAACTTGAAGCTATAGAGCAGGACTCTAATTATTACGAAACACAGGAGCTTCCGGAAGTAATGCTTGGAAAGAAGCTGTTTTTTGATCCTAAACTATCCGCTTCCAGTCAGATATCATGCAGCAGCTGCCACAATCCTGAAATGGGATGGGCAGACCGCCAGGAAGTAGCTTTAGGGCATGATCATCTACAAGGAAAGCGAAATACACAGTCGCTGTATAATATAGCAGAGCGAAAATCTTTCTTTTGGGACGGACGTGCAAAGACATTGGAGGAACAGTTGCTAGGGCCCATATCCGCTCATAATGAAATGAATATGAAACCTGAAAAACTAGCAGGGAAACTGGCTAAGTATACAGAATACAGGGAGCTGTTCAGGGATGTCTATCAGAGTGATAAAATTACATTTGATAAAATAGCCAAAGCATTGGCTACCTTTCAGCGAACAATAAGGAGTCAGCCCAGTAAACTGGATAAGTTTATTAAAGGAGATTATAAAGCACTATCTGATAAGGAAATTTACGGAATGCATGTGTTTCGAACCAAAGCCGGATGTATGAACTGCCATTATGGGAAATACATGACAGATGAATCCTTCCATAATATAGGATTAACGTACTATAAAAGGGAGTATGAAGATTTGGGCAGGTATAATATAACCAAGGATCCGAATGATACAGGGAAGTTTAAAACACCTTCTTTAAGAGATCTTGCTTATACAGCGCCGTGGATGCATAATGGTCTTATGGATGATCTCTATGGAATAGTCAGCCTGTACAATAGCGGAATGCAGATGATTAATCCGACAGTGGAGGAAAAGAGAGCAGATCCTAAATTTCCGGTAACGGATCACTTGATGAAACCTTTAAATCTTAATGAAAAGGAAGTAGATGCCCTTGTTGCATTTCTGGAAAGTATTTCTGGCAGTTATTACAAGATGCCGCGTCCGGAGATACCGAGGAAATAA
- a CDS encoding alpha/beta hydrolase, translating into MKSRLLYALTLSFFSVLNYAQTENINIGVKIPLKSEVLKEGRSVWVSLPEGYQKDQKTTYPVIYVLDAENNFNYLSSVYHYLSKEPFGILPQGILVAVANTNRTRDLTPTKSSKEMDLGGKKQAMFTESGGNAAFMEFIKGELFPLIEKNYRTNGYKVFVGHSFGGLTAVNNLLTEPLFNAYIANDPSLWWDNELMVKKAEASTRDFKNIKFFLAQANNAEARNGKEDEHETAIGKFKNLLEQGKLKNLQWKYGFYEKDDHGTVPLPGNNDGLRFIFKSYKWNFRDALKNPALISEHYQKVSEEMGYTFKPTETFFRKIIDIAKERATPAVVKEFEALQKQYYPDSK; encoded by the coding sequence ATGAAATCCCGATTGTTGTATGCACTAACATTATCTTTTTTTTCGGTGCTGAATTATGCCCAAACAGAAAACATTAATATAGGCGTCAAAATTCCACTGAAATCAGAAGTACTAAAGGAAGGTCGCTCTGTATGGGTATCGTTGCCGGAAGGCTATCAAAAAGACCAAAAAACAACCTATCCTGTAATCTATGTACTGGATGCAGAAAATAATTTCAATTATTTGTCATCTGTTTACCATTATCTGAGCAAAGAACCATTCGGAATATTACCACAGGGAATTCTTGTAGCCGTTGCCAATACAAACAGAACCCGTGATCTTACACCAACAAAATCTTCTAAGGAAATGGATCTGGGTGGTAAAAAGCAAGCTATGTTTACAGAAAGTGGTGGAAATGCAGCTTTTATGGAGTTCATTAAAGGGGAATTGTTTCCGCTCATTGAAAAAAACTACCGGACCAATGGTTACAAAGTATTTGTAGGTCACTCTTTTGGCGGGCTTACAGCTGTCAACAATCTGCTGACAGAACCTTTGTTCAATGCCTATATTGCAAATGACCCGAGTCTTTGGTGGGATAACGAACTCATGGTAAAGAAAGCAGAGGCTTCTACAAGAGATTTTAAGAATATCAAGTTCTTTTTGGCGCAGGCGAATAATGCTGAGGCAAGAAATGGAAAAGAGGACGAGCACGAAACTGCAATCGGAAAGTTTAAAAATCTGTTGGAGCAAGGAAAGCTAAAGAATCTTCAATGGAAATATGGTTTCTACGAGAAAGACGATCACGGAACAGTGCCGTTACCTGGAAATAATGATGGTTTACGTTTTATATTCAAATCTTATAAATGGAATTTCAGAGATGCTTTGAAGAATCCTGCACTTATCAGTGAACATTACCAAAAGGTATCCGAAGAGATGGGATATACTTTTAAACCTACAGAAACATTTTTCAGAAAGATTATTGATATTGCTAAAGAAAGAGCAACTCCTGCCGTTGTAAAGGAATTTGAAGCTTTGCAAAAGCAGTATTACCCTGATTCGAAATAA
- a CDS encoding TonB-dependent receptor plug domain-containing protein — protein MVGNDRQFTLRTLFFNLLFFVVGIVTVKSQDRSVHIRFEITNTESVAIGGAMLVLSSDANHYEAHTDVKGIAVLDIIPGKYNIHVKKLSYQEYSTVHVFANDAHFSIRMAEKISNIEEVVITAKEGKGLTSSTIIDQRAMQHLQPSSFTDLLELLPGGRSSDPALNQMNRIRLREAGSAGNDYNTSSMGTTFLVNGAPLNSNANLQYTYDFLDKTRNGLKSRLNLTSGVDMRSIATDQIEKVEVLRGIPSVIYGNLTSGIVKITNKSGYTRWKSRFKADGYSKLFALSKGFEDNGLKINTGINYLDAKSDPRDRLESYKRITANLAVAKEYTSEKATTRWQTNISYTGSLDGSKTDPDADLSNLNSYEVNNHLVSFSNQFTYTRKQPSFYRETDIQVTANQRFDKIKQTKFVQLENAMAFPLSRVEGEYDGYYPEAKYIADYTVDGKPLDVFVKMVNNFQFNYKAYKSELNAGFDWQLSKNWGRGQEYDIFRPIDPKSTFRPRAYRDVPAYVTSALFLESINSVDVGRHKLTLALGIRGNAMMNLPSHFKMHGKIYADPRANFQWELPAFELLNKKTKIDFTLGYGKQSLFPDLNLLYPELYYRDVQQLNYFHNNPAYRRVNYKTMIYNPQNPEIEPAVNEKFEARADLAFGLHQLSVTVFKEKMNNGFRSLNQYAVYQYKKYNTSVLDHNAITAPPDIGTLPYQTVNENLIYTTQQNGSRMDKEGVEFQYSSNRVPVINTRFTLSGAWFRTKYENSLPLYRRSDYATGDSLYPYIGLYDGIEPRSVNEVLNTNLMLDTYIPRLDLIFSSSFQFSWYSAGRVLPMNGVPSHYVDGEGNIFPFDPQATKGTPLDKLIIVQNNDLYNASRRPMEMNLNLKVTKSFRNKSIVVSMFASRLFSYYAPYWKNGIRINRKGANDPYFGMEVNFNL, from the coding sequence ATGGTAGGGAATGACAGGCAATTTACTTTAAGAACTCTTTTTTTTAATCTCCTCTTTTTTGTTGTTGGTATTGTAACAGTAAAGTCTCAGGACAGATCTGTTCATATCAGGTTTGAAATAACCAATACCGAATCCGTAGCTATTGGTGGGGCTATGCTTGTCTTATCGTCTGATGCTAACCACTATGAAGCCCATACTGATGTTAAGGGGATTGCTGTGCTAGATATTATTCCGGGAAAGTACAATATTCATGTTAAAAAACTTTCTTATCAGGAATATTCTACTGTACATGTATTTGCAAATGATGCTCACTTTAGTATCCGGATGGCTGAGAAAATCAGCAATATTGAAGAAGTCGTTATCACGGCCAAGGAAGGAAAGGGCTTAACTTCATCCACTATTATCGATCAACGGGCCATGCAGCATTTGCAACCCTCTAGTTTTACAGATTTACTGGAGCTGCTCCCTGGTGGTCGTTCTAGTGATCCGGCTCTGAACCAGATGAACCGAATACGACTTCGTGAGGCAGGCTCTGCAGGTAATGATTACAATACGTCTTCTATGGGAACTACGTTTTTAGTGAACGGAGCACCATTGAATTCTAATGCCAACCTGCAATATACCTATGACTTTTTAGATAAAACAAGAAACGGATTAAAGAGTAGACTTAATCTGACGAGTGGTGTGGACATGCGCAGCATTGCCACAGACCAGATTGAGAAAGTTGAAGTACTGCGCGGAATCCCTTCGGTTATATATGGTAACCTGACATCAGGGATAGTGAAGATTACTAACAAATCCGGTTATACAAGATGGAAATCCAGATTTAAAGCTGATGGTTACAGTAAGCTTTTTGCTTTGAGTAAAGGTTTTGAGGATAATGGACTAAAGATTAATACAGGAATTAACTACCTCGATGCTAAATCTGATCCCAGAGACCGGCTGGAAAGTTATAAAAGAATTACTGCTAATCTGGCTGTTGCAAAAGAATACACATCGGAAAAAGCAACAACAAGATGGCAAACCAATATAAGCTATACGGGTTCTCTGGACGGATCGAAAACAGATCCGGATGCTGATTTGTCCAATCTGAATTCGTATGAGGTCAATAACCATTTGGTGAGTTTTTCGAATCAGTTTACTTATACCAGAAAGCAACCGTCATTTTACAGAGAAACAGATATCCAGGTAACCGCTAATCAGAGATTTGATAAGATAAAACAGACCAAATTTGTCCAACTGGAGAATGCAATGGCTTTTCCTTTGTCCAGAGTTGAGGGAGAATACGATGGTTATTATCCCGAGGCTAAATATATTGCTGACTATACTGTAGATGGTAAGCCATTGGATGTTTTTGTAAAAATGGTCAACAATTTTCAGTTTAACTATAAAGCATATAAAAGTGAACTGAATGCGGGTTTTGACTGGCAGCTGAGTAAGAACTGGGGCAGAGGACAGGAATATGATATTTTCAGACCTATCGATCCCAAGTCTACTTTCAGACCACGCGCATATCGCGATGTACCTGCTTATGTAACCTCAGCATTGTTTCTGGAATCTATAAACTCAGTAGATGTTGGAAGGCACAAACTAACGCTGGCATTGGGAATCAGAGGAAATGCTATGATGAATCTTCCTTCTCATTTCAAAATGCACGGAAAAATATATGCAGATCCCAGAGCAAATTTTCAATGGGAGCTACCTGCATTCGAATTACTGAACAAAAAGACAAAAATAGATTTTACGCTGGGGTATGGTAAACAAAGCCTGTTTCCGGATCTAAATTTATTATATCCGGAGCTGTATTACAGAGATGTTCAGCAACTCAACTATTTTCACAACAATCCGGCCTACAGGAGGGTCAATTATAAAACTATGATTTATAATCCTCAGAATCCGGAGATAGAACCTGCTGTCAATGAAAAATTTGAAGCAAGAGCCGACTTAGCTTTCGGGCTGCATCAGCTATCAGTTACGGTATTTAAGGAGAAAATGAACAATGGATTCCGCTCTTTGAATCAGTATGCCGTTTACCAATACAAAAAATATAATACATCGGTACTGGATCACAATGCTATTACGGCGCCTCCCGATATCGGTACATTGCCTTATCAGACGGTTAATGAAAATCTGATCTATACAACTCAGCAAAATGGCAGCAGAATGGATAAAGAAGGTGTAGAGTTTCAGTATTCATCTAACAGAGTCCCAGTAATCAATACCCGGTTTACACTAAGTGGTGCCTGGTTCCGCACAAAATATGAAAACAGTCTTCCGCTATACAGAAGGAGCGATTATGCAACAGGAGACAGTCTATATCCATATATAGGCTTGTATGACGGGATAGAGCCCCGATCTGTAAATGAAGTCCTGAATACAAACCTGATGCTGGATACTTATATTCCGCGTTTGGATCTTATTTTTTCTTCCTCATTCCAGTTTTCATGGTATTCAGCCGGAAGAGTACTGCCAATGAATGGTGTACCAAGCCATTATGTAGACGGAGAAGGGAATATATTTCCTTTTGATCCGCAAGCAACGAAAGGAACTCCTCTGGATAAATTAATCATTGTTCAGAATAATGATTTATACAATGCTTCGAGAAGGCCTATGGAGATGAATCTTAACCTGAAGGTTACTAAAAGCTTCAGAAACAAAAGTATTGTAGTCTCCATGTTTGCAAGCCGGCTTTTCAGCTATTATGCGCCTTATTGGAAAAACGGAATCCGTATCAACAGAAAAGGAGCAAATGATCCGTACTTCGGTATGGAAGTCAATTTCAATTTATAA
- a CDS encoding DUF6850 family outer membrane beta-barrel protein has product MKYSLSLLLLSVFLMGTKLSAQSNDTIVQKVYEEYSPERLLKNRVNVNPANYLEARKYNITTFSLSTENANTPYEIQQKGKGKSIWGAETHTTQLLDHKTLVWGTASYNNGKYKNMLWNENADYDVIYPYVAADSIGGDMKFENYTFSGGYAKKLGAYTIGVTGNYKASMSYRDVDPRPKNTTANIALAMGGNKLIMDKFRIGAYLEGEKYTQKHYLSFVNSQGFPMIYNMSGLGNYNELLSGKLRQAYYEGWSYGGGIQIYDANNRNWYLNLSIRKFQLDKYLTEYTDLNASKVGEQQFGFSLGKFFTAGKLFWGIMAEGNTKERKGTENLFLNDNSRNYIQIGSAERYNHRINNLLFKGFLQIEQANTRSSLIPFFGIIQEKEKYNNPLSAVNLNKMVFGADYQWWKDFNSQLAFSANLGFSVTEVYKKDALFSNVAKPAIYQMLQDNYSFQSSDFWQVKLDINFHFSLPVIQNAFVGGKMIYSGFKNGNNMLFAVTIGSMF; this is encoded by the coding sequence ATGAAATATTCTCTTTCTCTGCTTTTATTGTCTGTTTTTCTGATGGGAACAAAGCTCAGTGCTCAGAGTAATGATACCATTGTCCAAAAGGTGTATGAGGAATATAGCCCGGAAAGGCTGTTGAAAAATAGGGTGAATGTAAACCCTGCGAACTATTTGGAGGCACGGAAATACAATATTACCACTTTCAGCTTGTCCACAGAGAATGCTAATACACCTTATGAAATTCAGCAAAAAGGTAAGGGAAAGAGTATTTGGGGAGCAGAAACCCATACAACACAACTACTAGATCACAAAACACTGGTATGGGGTACTGCTTCCTATAATAATGGGAAATATAAAAATATGCTGTGGAATGAAAATGCAGATTATGATGTAATCTATCCTTATGTAGCAGCAGATAGCATAGGTGGTGATATGAAGTTTGAAAATTATACTTTTTCAGGGGGATATGCAAAAAAGCTTGGTGCCTATACTATCGGTGTTACCGGGAACTATAAAGCCAGTATGAGTTATAGGGATGTAGATCCCAGACCTAAAAATACTACGGCGAACATCGCCTTGGCAATGGGTGGTAATAAACTTATAATGGACAAATTTCGGATAGGAGCTTATCTGGAGGGAGAAAAATATACACAGAAACATTACCTGAGCTTTGTGAATAGTCAGGGATTTCCAATGATCTATAATATGAGCGGGCTGGGGAATTACAATGAACTGCTTTCCGGAAAACTCAGGCAGGCTTATTATGAAGGTTGGTCTTATGGCGGAGGAATACAAATATATGATGCCAACAACCGGAACTGGTATCTGAATCTGAGTATCAGGAAATTCCAATTGGACAAATACCTTACTGAGTATACAGATCTTAATGCTTCGAAAGTGGGCGAACAGCAGTTTGGCTTTTCTCTTGGGAAGTTCTTTACGGCCGGAAAACTTTTCTGGGGAATTATGGCCGAAGGAAATACAAAAGAAAGGAAAGGTACTGAAAATCTGTTTCTAAATGATAATTCCAGAAACTATATACAGATTGGATCTGCGGAAAGATACAATCACAGGATTAATAATTTACTGTTTAAAGGTTTTTTGCAAATAGAACAAGCAAATACAAGATCTTCACTAATTCCGTTTTTTGGAATAATCCAGGAAAAGGAAAAATACAACAATCCGTTATCAGCAGTTAATCTGAATAAAATGGTTTTTGGTGCCGATTATCAGTGGTGGAAGGATTTTAATAGTCAACTGGCATTTTCTGCCAATCTTGGGTTTTCTGTTACGGAGGTCTATAAAAAAGATGCACTTTTTAGTAATGTAGCAAAACCTGCGATCTATCAGATGCTTCAGGATAATTATAGTTTTCAGTCGTCAGATTTTTGGCAGGTAAAGCTGGATATTAATTTTCATTTCAGCTTACCTGTTATCCAAAATGCCTTTGTAGGTGGAAAAATGATATACAGTGGTTTTAAAAATGGCAATAATATGCTGTTCGCTGTTACTATAGGAAGTATGTTTTAA